A region from the Manihot esculenta cultivar AM560-2 chromosome 13, M.esculenta_v8, whole genome shotgun sequence genome encodes:
- the LOC110630210 gene encoding uncharacterized protein LOC110630210 has protein sequence MADVSDSSSLIPPSPITEPTEIDLEAGPGDQIQCRICLETDGRDFIAPCKCKGTSKYVHRECLDHWRAVREGFAFAHCTTCKAPYHLRVHVAADRKWRTLKFRFFVTRDIAFIFLAVQLVIASLAYLVYLIDSYQHSWLRHAWGLDNELSFYYICGALLFFALLGLSGCFITCYDRRVRSDLAQPCRELCLCCCQPGMCADCHLPGTLCMWTDCTTCFESCASAAGECGCLGGAGEAGLPLLFIMALIVLGLFTVIGIFYSVLVATMVGQRIWQRHYHILAKRMLTKEYVVEDVDGEMTGSDWSPPPLPPEHVQQLKNLGLL, from the exons ATGGCCGATGTTTCTGATTCTTCTTCTCTCATCCCTCCCTCTCCGATCACCGAGCCCACCGAGATCGATCTTGAGGCCGGCCCCGGCGACCAAATTCAGTGTCGAATTTGCCTTGAAACTGACG GTAGGGATTTTATAGCCCCGTGCAAATGCAAAGGAACGTCGAAGTATGTGCATCGGGAATGTTTGGACCATTGGCGAGCTGTGAGG GAGGGGTTTGCATTTGCTCATTGCACAACCTGCAAGGCCCCTTACCATTTGAGAGTTCATGTTGCTGCCGATAGGAAATGGAGAACTCTGAAATTTAGGTTCTTTGTGACTAGAGACATAGCTTTTATATTTCTGGCTGTTCAGCTT GTCATTGCTTCACTTGCATATTTGGTGTATTTAATCGATAGTTATCAGCATTCTTGGCTTCGACATGCATGGGGCTTGGATAATGAGCTTAGTTTCTATTACATATGCG GAGCACTTTTGTTTTTTGCTTTGCTGGGGCTATCTGGGTGCTTCATTACTTGTTATGATCGAAGAGTTCGCAGTGATCTGGCTCAGCCTTGCCGAGAATTATGTCTTTGTTGCTGTCAGCCTGG AATGTGTGCAGACTGCCATTTACCTGGAACTCTTTGTATGTGGACCGACTGTACCACTTGCTTTGAAAGCTGTGCAAGTGCAGCTGGTGAATGTGGTTGCTTGGGAGGTGCTGGTGAAGCAGGGTTACCGTTATTATTTATAATGGCTTTGATTGTGCTGGGACTTTTTACAGTGATTGGTATATTCTATAGTGTTTTAGTAGCTACTATGGTTGGACAACGAATTTGGCAACGGCATTATCACATACTTGCAAAAAGGATGCTAACAAAA GAATATGTCGTGGAGGATGTTGATGGTGAGATGACGGGATCTGATTGGTCTCCTCCACCTCTCCCACCCGAGCATGTTCAGCAGTTGAAAAATCTTGGTCTGTTATGA